AATAGCGCATAGTCATTAATTTCCATTCTTCAACAGGTGCTTTTCCCCAATAGTTTTCATACATGTCCCTTCTGTTGACCCCTTCAGAGTGTGGAGAATAATCTTTATCCCATGGTGGTTGTTTGGCATAGGTAATTTTGTTCAAATCATATAAACCTTCATAGCCTTCAGGTACATTGTGTCCTGCGTGTGGTTTCATATAGGACAGGTAAAAAAACAGCGGCCTTTCATCATTTCGTTTTTCAATATAATCAATCGCCTGTTTGGTAATCCAACCATCACGATGCTCTTCTTCTGGTAGTTTGCTTGTAAAACCCAAATAGCCCAAATTATTTTCTTCACCTGGACCCATATCGGCTATTTCTGCATCATATCTTGCTTTGGCTTCAGGATTCATCTCTATCATACTGATACCGCCTCTTTCTGGAATTTCAGAAGTATAGCGGGTTTCAAAGCCACGAGTATCTGTTTTGAATTTTCCCCAATGGGTTTTTCCAAAACCTGCAGTTTCATAACCCGCATCCTTAAAATATTGTGCCATGGTTTTGCCAGGTTGTAGGGAGTCTGGAACGCCGCCACTATTTCTATAAACACCTGTTTGGTTAGGATACATCCCAAACATAATGGAATTGCGACTCGGAACACACATTGGTGCCTGACAAACCGCTTGATCAAAAAAAACACCTTCTTTTGCGAGACCATCCAATGTTGGTGTAATGACTTCCGAATTGACCATTCCCAAGGCATCCCAACGGTGTTGATCGTCCATGATAAAGATGATGTTTGGTCTTGTTTTAGTTGCTTCGTGTACTTCTACTTTTTTCACTTCTTTGCAACCCATCATGATAATTAATAGAGTAAGAATGAAAGTATGTGATTTAATTCGGTTCATGTTCGATCTATTTTTCTGTCTGTCTTGTTTTAATTTCTAATGGGTCGTCAGCCACATCGCCTGTTGATTTTCGCCAATTTTCAAGAGCGGTTTTAAGTTCGTCCTGTTTGGCCTTAAGAACTTCTGATCCTGCCAAATTATGGAGTTGTCCCGGATCTTTTTCCATGTCGTACAATTCTTCAAAAGGTCTCCCGGATTCCAATTGTTTCAATAGTTGATATGGTATTGGGTGTGTTGTTTTAGCATCCAAAGTAGCTTTGTAACTGAGATTGCCCCAACCTTTTTCCTCACGCAAATCGGCAGGCAATTCATAGTCTTTTTCATGCATTAGGTTTTGAATGTAATAATATCTGCCATCAAAAACCATTCGGCTGGGATAATGTTCTTTTCTTATTGGACCATGTGAATTGTGTTCTCCAAAAGCATAAGGTCTATCCATTTGTTTTTTAATGTTTCCTGTAAAAATGGGTCTTAAGGAGTGACCCTGAACTATTTCAGGAATAGGAATCTCTAAATAATCCAAAATTGTGGGCATAATGTCAATATGCGAAATCAGTGCGTCCGAAACTTTATTTTTCACAACATCCGGACCAG
The sequence above is drawn from the Cellulophaga sp. Hel_I_12 genome and encodes:
- a CDS encoding sulfatase, producing the protein MNRIKSHTFILTLLIIMMGCKEVKKVEVHEATKTRPNIIFIMDDQHRWDALGMVNSEVITPTLDGLAKEGVFFDQAVCQAPMCVPSRNSIMFGMYPNQTGVYRNSGGVPDSLQPGKTMAQYFKDAGYETAGFGKTHWGKFKTDTRGFETRYTSEIPERGGISMIEMNPEAKARYDAEIADMGPGEENNLGYLGFTSKLPEEEHRDGWITKQAIDYIEKRNDERPLFFYLSYMKPHAGHNVPEGYEGLYDLNKITYAKQPPWDKDYSPHSEGVNRRDMYENYWGKAPVEEWKLMTMRYYANVTWIDDMMGRTLKALKEKGLLDNAIIVYTSDHGEMLGEHYYRFNKYNLYDASVKVPMILAGSALPDAVKRNSVNSTPTENIDIMPTLLDFAGIKTKKTLSGENLLAKNRRNASFSTLHEREGEAAFMWRTNSHKLILVFNRKENVNDYTRDDIITGEFYDLEKDPMEWMDLYGSDKVKTMQESFQQQLLKFLQKM